The DNA sequence TAAAGAGTGCCCAGTATGGTCGGCCTTTATGCACGACGCTGATGAAATGTCCCGGCCGAACCGCGTCATTCGGGGGCGTTTTTTCAACCACATCATTGCGAGCGAAAGATACGTCCGCGAGCGATGCCTCAGAAGGAACTCCGTCCGCCGGTGTTTTTGGACCACGTGGACCGAGAATGATTTCCTCTACCCACCGTAGGAAACTTAACAACCAAGACCACATGCGAATCAACACAGCTTGCCGAGTGACGGCATTCCGAGCCGGTAGCCATTCTCGCGTGCGAGCAATAAACCGTCTGGACCGCAGCAAAAACAACCAGCGTTGTCTTTTGGCATATTGCTGTAAATTACCATGTGCACGAAATCGTACCATATATTGTCGCGGCGAATGTCGCTCGCAAGCCGCCTATAGGGGCGCACCAGATCAAACAAGGTCGCTACGGCCATGTCGGCGGTCGCACTGGTGAAGGGACCTACTCCGGGCGCCCGCTCCCCGCCCCCGATCAGATAATACTCTTCCCGGAGCGTCTCTGGATCCAGCTCCGCCAGCTCCGGACGCGCCTTCAGTGCACTCTCGTAATCGAGCTTTTCCTCGGTGACGACGCCTTGGCATCTTAAGCACCCACCAGATTCGGGAAGAACTGTGCTAACCCGCCCTCTATGATCACGTAGGTACGGCTGACGGTCCTGGTCAAGACCAATATTGCCCGTGAGCCCGCAGTCGATAAGTCCTTGGCAGTAATAGTAAACCGCCTGATTGAGAATTTCTCTCCCAGCGACATCATCAGTACAACCGAACACCAAGTCGGCGCTGGAAATGGCATCGACCGCTTCTGGAGACTCGTTCACATACCCCTCAATGGCAACGACAGTCACTCTCAGGCCCAGATCCCGGACATATCGGGCTAACGTAGCAGCTTTGCTCTCGCCTACATCGCAACGGCGATATCCGCGAACGCGGTTGAGATTGCTAGCTTCGAGCGAATCGCCGTCTACAACGATGAGTTCGCCTACACCCGCGCGAGCGATAAGTGTGGCGACTGAAGACCCTGTTCCCCCTCCTCCGACGATTGCTACGCGCAACGATCTGATCTTCTCGTTGAATGGTTCGCCAAATGCAGCTTCTTGTCGCCTTAGCACTTCCGATGGTGCAGCATCGACCCTGTTGCCCATGTGAACTGACAGCTGCGTCCCGAGCACACAGACATGCCGGACGTCAGCCACTCCGTGAGGGGCCGCACCCGTCCGAACTCTGGCACGCCAATGTCCGTCGGCCAAAATCATCGCGACAAGTGATACCTCAGGTCCATTGCAGCCAGCGTATCCCCTCAGAATGCTTTGTTCGTTCTCATCATCCTTCGTCGAGAAATCCAGAACGCCCCTTGGGTGACTGTGGGCAAACCCCAGCTCGAGCCGCTCCTGCTCGCAACGAAAGTAGATATCCTGGAACTTGCGGAGATTGATGCGCAAGTGCACCGGGGAGCTGTCCAGCACCCAGTCGCCATCCATCTCAATCGCGTCAACGGCCACAAAACGCGTTGACGGCGGCAGACCCAGTACGGTTCTCTCAATTTTGCGGAAGAGGACGAGCGCGCCCCGCTCGTCACCGTCGGGGTGCCCGGTCAACCAGCTCTTGAGCTTATCGTCGAGGGAACCGATAATCGAAATCCGATGTCCGTTCATGAACGCCTCGCGTCCGGGTACTTAAACGCCCATGAGATTCGGTCCATAATTGTCCGGACGTCGTCGACCTTTGGCTTCCAGGCATTTTTATGCCAGTGTCTGGACCATCGGCAAAACACTGTCGCCTTGTGCGTACGCGAATCCTCATTGGAACCAGGTCCGCCAGTATTTGGTATTGGCTTGCCGTCAGCCCGGTGAAGTCGTGGGTGAACCCAGAACATGTCCCCACCCGAGCTATTGTAATTCTGCGGAATCTCATACAACACATCGACAGCGTTTGCAGGTTTTGCATCTGCCAGGTAAATCCCTTTCGGCAGCGGAAAGCTTTTGAATATTAGGAAACGGGCGCCCTCCTCTTCTTCAAAATTGACGCCGGCTTTGTGGAGTGTCTCGTAATCAGAATCGAACAACAGGGGCATCATTCAATTCCGGCTTCGGAACTTGCATCCTGCGCGTAGAACTTTTCGATCCCCGGTGGCAGCAAGTCGATCGGGTCCTCGCGCCCAACCAACTGGCCAGGCTGGCCTGGCCTTTTCACATAAAGGTCCATGCTATCCGGTATGCCAGGGCCCACGCCTCGCACCTCGGCGCCGGTTATGAACCGGTTGTCCCAATCGTAATTTTCGTTTTCGATTTTGAACTTGAACTTCTCTTTGGCAGCCATGGATCCTTCTCTCGCAGTTGCTTGGTTTCAAGATATCTCTGGCGCGCACATCCCTCTTCTCCCGTTGATTACGGGCAGGGCTTGACCAGTTGCCTCTTATACGGGAAGCGTTCCTTCGGGTTTGACGGGAATGCGCGTGTTTCGCCACGGAATTCGCGGAATGGAGGTCCAAACCCGCAGGAATAACGCCTGGGCGTCTACCGTTGTCTTAGTGAGGACAAGGGAATCGGCGCATTTGATTTCACAGGTTTGGTCACCACAAGGCTGTAATATTGATCAATCCCCAGCCCTGCCTGCAGCAGCCCCTCCATGAAATCTTGATAGGTAGCCATGGAAAGTGTTGCGACGCGCATCAGATAATCGATCCTTCCGCCAATTGCCCAGCAATCCAAGATTTCGGGAAAATCTTGGATCGCGACCTCGAAGTGTCTTTGGTCCTCAAGGCGATGACGGTCCAGCACGACCTCCACCATTACAAAGATCATGCCGCCAATGAGGGCTGGACTGAGCCGTGCGTAGAATCCCTCAATAATTCCTCCAGCTTCGAGCGCACGGAGCCGATCCGAGCAAGCCGAAGCCGACAAATGGACGCGCTTCGCAAGCTCGCTTTTTGAAATTCGGCCGTCTGACTGAATCTCGGAGAGAATCCGTAAGTCCCAAGCGTCCAGGCCCGCAGGATTGGGTTTCGACTTCATGAGTTGTGCTCTTAGTTAAGCCGTTGTCGACAATAGAATTGACGTCAACCAACCGAGCTTGGTCAGAAGGCTCAAACGCCGATGTTGCGTGCGATGCTGTCCGCAGCCATGCGCTTTCGCCACTCAAGAGGGCCGGAATCATGAATGGAGTTTCCCTCGACATCGACAGCTGCGATGACAGGCATGTCCTTCACCTCGAATTCATAGACAGCTTCCATGCCAAGGTCTTCGAAGGCCACAAGCCGCGCTGACTTAATTGATTTTGAGATCAGGTAGCCAGCCCCTCCCACCGCGATGAGATACGGCGTTTTGTATCTTGCAATCGACTGTATTGCCGCCCGCCCTCTCTCCGCTTTGCCCACCATCGCGAAAAGCCCGGTTTCGGCTAGTACCTTTTCCGTAAAATCGTCCATTCGGCTGGAGGTCGTTGGCCCAGCCGGTCCGACGACTTCATCTCCCACCGCGCGGACGGGTCCAACGTAGTAGATAACGCGTCCCTGCAGATCGAAGGGAAGCGGCTTGCCGGCGTCGATCAACTCGACGATCCGCTTGTGGGCTGCGTCACGGCCCGTCAGCATCGTTCCGGATAAAAGGAGGGTTTCCCCGCAGCGCCACGATGCTGTCTCTTCCTTCGCCAGCGTATCAAGATTGATCCTGCGTACGCCGGCTGGCCTCAATTCGTCCGTTCCAATTTCGGGCCATTCGCTCAGATCGGGCGGCTGGAGGCTGATGGGTCCAGAGCCGTCCAAAGTAAACTTCACGTGCCGGTTGGCGGCACATTGCGGGATGAGGGCCACGGGCTTGGACGCCGCATGAGTAGGATAGGTAGCAACCTTGACGTCAACGACTGTCGTCAGGCCACCAAGGCCTTGGGCCCCAATACCAAGCGCGTTGATCCGCTCATAAAGCTCAATCCGCAGCCCCTCCTCTGGACTGGACGCTCCCCTGGCAATCAGTTCCACCATATCGATGGGCTCGTTCATGGCCTCTTTGGCCAGCAGCATCGCCTTTTCAGCGCTACCACCGATGCCAACGGAGATCAGGCCGGGCGGACACCATCCGCTTCCAAGGGTCGAAACGGTATCGACCACCCAGTCGGCAACCGAGGTGCTCGGGTTCAGGGTGGTAAAGCGTGCCTTGTTCTCCGACCCGCCGCCTTTTGCCGCAATGGTGATCTCAATCCTATTACCTTGCACAAGGTCAACGTGGACCACTGCCGGCGTGTTGTCACGGGTGTTCATCCGTCGGGCAAGCGGATCGGCAACAATTGATGCCCTAAGCGGGTTGTCCGGGTCGAGATATGCCTGACGGACGCCGTCATTCACGAGGTCTGCGAAACTGGCTGCTGAGTTGATGCGGACGTCCATACCGACCTTGGCGAAGACCACCACAAGACCGGTGTCCTGGCACATTGGCCGCCGTCCGAAGGCCGCCATACGGGAATTAGCGAGGATCTGTCCGATGGCATTCTTCGCCGCTGGACTCTGTTCACGCACGTAGGCCTGCGAAAGAGACCGGATGTAATCTGGAGGATGGTAATACGAGATGTACTGAAGGGCGTCGGCAACGCTCCTTGTGATATCCTTGCCGGCGATGGTCCGCGTTCTATTTCCCACCGATTTCATCCAAATGAGCTGAGACCATTGACCATTTTGAGGATTTGGAAGCTTCGCACCCCCTGTTCGCCGCCCTCGTATCCATAGCCGCTTTGCTTGACGCCTCCATAAGGCGCGTCCGCGGAAACCCCTTTCAGGTAATTCACACTGACAGCTCCCGCTGAAAGACTATTAATCAGCTTTCGTTGCGCATTGGCAGCGTCCGTGAAGAAGTAAGCGGCCAAGCCATAATCGGTGGCGTTGGCCTCCTCGATCGCCTCATCTAGCTCGTCAAAAGGCGCAATCGTAAGGATCGGTCCGAACGGCTCTTCATGCAGCACTCTGGCTTCTTTCGGTACGCCCGTCAGGATGGTTGGCGGCCAGTAGAAGCCCGGCCGGTCGAGCCGAGAGCCACCGGTCTCGATACGGGCGCCGCGTTCGACCGCATCCTTGGTCAGGCGCTGCATGGCCTCGATTCGCCGCGTGTTCGCCATAGGACCCATGTCAGTTGAGGGGTCGTCTGGTAGCCCGATTTTGATCTTTCGAGCCGCATCCGTCATTTGGGACAGGAATTCCTCATAGCGGGACCGGGCGACGAGAACCCTGCTGGGCGCGTTGCAGCTCTGGCCAGCGCACTCGAACTTGTATTCCGAAATTGCCGGGATGGCCTTTCCCAGGTCGGCATCCTCACACACAATAACCGGCGAGTGTCCACCGAGTTCAAGGATGCAACGCTGCAAGTTATTCGCGGCGAGCGTGGCCAGCTGTTTCCCCACCTCGGTCGAGCCCGTGAAAGTCAAGACCTTCACTATTGGCGAACTGAGGAGATGCCGCGATATATGCACTGGAACACCGAAGACGAGATTGACCACGCCATCCGGAATGCCTGCTTGACGCAACGATTCCACGATATGGACAGCTACGCTCGGTGTCTCTTCAGCCCCTTTGAGGATCACCGGACAGCCTGCCGCCAGCGCTGGGGCGAGCTTGCGGGCGATGAGAACGGCCGGATAATTCCATGGCGTAAACGCAGCAACAACACCGAGCGACTCCGGGACGACCATCCGGTTCGGGCCCACCGGAATCGGGGCCGACAGCTCTTCGGCATGTCTGCCGTTCCATTCCAGCGTTTCGACGGCGCGCAGGTACTCACCTGTCGCTTCGGCAATCGTCTTTCCCTGTTCGGCCGACAGGTCCCTGGCTGCGGCTCCAGCCTTCTCTGCTAGAATCCTGGCGGCGGCTACGAGGATCTCGCCACGATCCTTGGCTGGCCGCGACGACCACGCCTTGCGGCTCCGTTCTGCCGAAGCGAGAGCCTCATCCAAATCCGACACCGTCGCCGAAGCCACCGAAGCAAATACCTTCTCCGTCGCCGGATTAACTACCGGCAATGTGGCTCTGCTACCGCCGGCTCGCCATTTGCCATTGATAAAGAGCTGGTGGCTCCTGGCGTCGGACATCGCGCGCTCCACTTGTGTAATTCTTGCCATACGAGTGCCGTTTCAATATCGAAACCGCTGAACTCGCTCGAGCCAGTTTCATCGCGATGGTCGCGGTGGGTCAAATATCGATTAGTGCCGAAATCCATCTGGAATCCAGATCGATCTTTCGAATGGCAAATAGTCGTGCCGTATTTTATAGATCGACGGCTGTCAGGTCGCGTCAGGAATGGATGCTGCCCAGCCGCGGCTCTCTATTAACTCTCTGGCCACCTTGGGGATGATCTTGCGGACCGCGGAGACGGCCGCAGAACGCTCGTCCTTCGGATTTACAGCAAGCACAACCGAGCGGGTAATCACCGGATCAACGATCTTCACGGTCCGCACCAGCCCTTGAGCGGCTTCTTTCTGAACCGCAGACGGGGCGAGAATAGAATGGGCTTTGCCCTCTATGACCATGTTGATGATCGTTGAAAGCGAGTCCACTTCAAACTTGACGTCCAGCGCGCAACCATGTTGTGCGACGACATCAGCCACGGAACGCCTTACATTGTTGTTGCGCATGGGAACAGCCAGCGGGAATGCATGCAGGTCAGCTAGAGATATTGCATCTTCGAAGGGTGGCTCACCGGACGGGACCACCAGACAAAGGTTTTCGCGCGCTAGCACCGTCATTCGCCCTACACTGTCCGCGGTGCGGTAGAGGACCGCCAGATTGAAGCGTCCAGCAGCCATCCACTCCTCCAGCGGGCCAGTCATTCCCTCGACCATCTTAAGGGACACTTTGGGCAGTTCGTTTCTCACCGACTCAAGCAGCAGGCCGCTCAGGACGCGGGCTGCTCCAGATGGAATGCCAATAGTTACCTCCCCTGCAGGGGAAGAAGCTGTGTTGGTCAATTCCACCTCGGTAAGTCGAATTTCGTTGAGGATCGCCCGTGCCCGCTCGAGCAATTTGGCTCCTGACGCGGTGACGCTGACGCCGGTTCTGTCGCGTATCAGCAGCTGAGTGCCGAAGCCCTCCTCTAGTTGACGCACATGCAGGCTCAGCGCACTCTGGGCGACATTAAGGAAACCAGCGGCCTTCGTAAAACTGCCTGCTTCGACCACGCCGACGAAATATCTTAACTGCCTGATTTCCACGGGTACATCCGAGGGTGGACTCCAATGGATGTAATCTATCTCGAAATGCGATGGCGCGATAGCAATAATTGTGCCACGCTGCAGCGATCCAGTGGCGACGCAATTGGATCGCCGTGGTCTCTTGTCGTCCCGTCCGGTCTCTTCAGTTGTTAAGACGCCGTTTGGATATCGGAATTTTTGTTTGAGGTGAGGCGAATTGTGTTTCGAGTTCCGGACGTGGACAAAACCGGGTCGTGGGCGGATGACCCAGTTCGTCAGGAAGACAAAGCGCTACCTGGATTGGCGAAATCGCGCGGCGTTTCTGTTCCAGACCCCCAAAACCTGGCTCTGGTGCTGAAAAAAACGTTGCACGCAAGCGCGATATCGCGGTCGATACGGGATGAGCCGGCCAGACAGCGCCGGCGCTCAGGCGACCTGGATGACATCCGCCAGCGCTGGCCCTGGCCAAGCATCTGTTCGTAACGGCGCCTACCATCGCTAAAGCTCACGGACAAGCCGCCTATCTCGACTTCGTCGTGCAGGCAATCCGCCGATCCAACGACAGAAGGGCTTCGAAAGCCTCCCCCGCCGCTGGGCCGTCCAGCGAACTTTCGGCTGGATGACCCGATGGCGGCGCCTCGTGCGCGACTACGTGCAGCGCGTCGACGTCTCTCACGACATGATCCTCGTCGCCATGGGCAATCTGCTTCGCTGAAATGCCCATCCGTGAATTTCAAAAACGGACAGACGCCCAGCTAGGCTTTCGGGCCCATGGCGATTATCTCACGGGCCCTTCGAATCACCGGTGCATCAACCATCTTTCCGTCTAAGGCGAAAGCACCTCTGCCCTGCGCCGAGGTATCGTTTTGCGCCGCGACGACACGACGGGCCCACTCGAGTTCCTGCTCGCTTGGCGAGAAAGCCTCATTGAATATGGCCACCTGGGTCGGGTGGATCGCCAAAGCTCCGACAAAGCCAAGCCGCCGCGCGTGAGCCGCGGCCTCACGAATCTTATGCGTGTCTGAGAACTCGCCGATGCTTCCTACGAAGCCAAGCGGTAGCAAGCCTGCGGCACGAGCAGCAAACAAAACGGAAAGGTTCGGCGTCAAGAGAAGGTCGAGTTCCGGGGCACCACCAACTGAGGCACTGAAGTCTTCAGGGCCCAGCGCCATTGCAATCATCCTGGGATCGGCCGACGCAATGGCCGCGAGATTTTGCAATGCAGCTGGGGTCTCGATCTGTGCAAGGAACCGGATTTGACCCGGCACAAGATTTCTTTCTCGTTCAAGTTCCAGTACCGCATTCGCGATCTCCGATACCCATTCTGACGAATCCGTTTTCGGAAGAACAAGTGCATCAACACCCGCCATCACTGCTGCATCAAGATCTGCCGCCAAGGGGCGCAAACCACGATTCACACGGATCAAGACAGATGCGCCCTTTCGGCCCACCTTTGCCACGGATGCAGAAAGCCGCTTTCGCGACTCCTCTTTCTGATCCTGGGGAACCGAGTCCTCAAGGTCCAGTATGA is a window from the Mesorhizobium australicum WSM2073 genome containing:
- a CDS encoding HesA/MoeB/ThiF family protein, coding for MNGHRISIIGSLDDKLKSWLTGHPDGDERGALVLFRKIERTVLGLPPSTRFVAVDAIEMDGDWVLDSSPVHLRINLRKFQDIYFRCEQERLELGFAHSHPRGVLDFSTKDDENEQSILRGYAGCNGPEVSLVAMILADGHWRARVRTGAAPHGVADVRHVCVLGTQLSVHMGNRVDAAPSEVLRRQEAAFGEPFNEKIRSLRVAIVGGGGTGSSVATLIARAGVGELIVVDGDSLEASNLNRVRGYRRCDVGESKAATLARYVRDLGLRVTVVAIEGYVNESPEAVDAISSADLVFGCTDDVAGREILNQAVYYYCQGLIDCGLTGNIGLDQDRQPYLRDHRGRVSTVLPESGGCLRCQGVVTEEKLDYESALKARPELAELDPETLREEYYLIGGGERAPGVGPFTSATADMAVATLFDLVRPYRRLASDIRRDNIWYDFVHMVIYSNMPKDNAGCFCCGPDGLLLARENGYRLGMPSLGKLC
- a CDS encoding E2/UBC family protein, whose protein sequence is MMPLLFDSDYETLHKAGVNFEEEEGARFLIFKSFPLPKGIYLADAKPANAVDVLYEIPQNYNSSGGDMFWVHPRLHRADGKPIPNTGGPGSNEDSRTHKATVFCRWSRHWHKNAWKPKVDDVRTIMDRISWAFKYPDARRS
- a CDS encoding multiubiquitin domain-containing protein, which codes for MAAKEKFKFKIENENYDWDNRFITGAEVRGVGPGIPDSMDLYVKRPGQPGQLVGREDPIDLLPPGIEKFYAQDASSEAGIE
- a CDS encoding Lrp/AsnC family transcriptional regulator; amino-acid sequence: MKSKPNPAGLDAWDLRILSEIQSDGRISKSELAKRVHLSASACSDRLRALEAGGIIEGFYARLSPALIGGMIFVMVEVVLDRHRLEDQRHFEVAIQDFPEILDCWAIGGRIDYLMRVATLSMATYQDFMEGLLQAGLGIDQYYSLVVTKPVKSNAPIPLSSLRQR
- a CDS encoding fumarate hydratase codes for the protein MKSVGNRTRTIAGKDITRSVADALQYISYYHPPDYIRSLSQAYVREQSPAAKNAIGQILANSRMAAFGRRPMCQDTGLVVVFAKVGMDVRINSAASFADLVNDGVRQAYLDPDNPLRASIVADPLARRMNTRDNTPAVVHVDLVQGNRIEITIAAKGGGSENKARFTTLNPSTSVADWVVDTVSTLGSGWCPPGLISVGIGGSAEKAMLLAKEAMNEPIDMVELIARGASSPEEGLRIELYERINALGIGAQGLGGLTTVVDVKVATYPTHAASKPVALIPQCAANRHVKFTLDGSGPISLQPPDLSEWPEIGTDELRPAGVRRINLDTLAKEETASWRCGETLLLSGTMLTGRDAAHKRIVELIDAGKPLPFDLQGRVIYYVGPVRAVGDEVVGPAGPTTSSRMDDFTEKVLAETGLFAMVGKAERGRAAIQSIARYKTPYLIAVGGAGYLISKSIKSARLVAFEDLGMEAVYEFEVKDMPVIAAVDVEGNSIHDSGPLEWRKRMAADSIARNIGV
- a CDS encoding NAD-dependent succinate-semialdehyde dehydrogenase — encoded protein: MSDARSHQLFINGKWRAGGSRATLPVVNPATEKVFASVASATVSDLDEALASAERSRKAWSSRPAKDRGEILVAAARILAEKAGAAARDLSAEQGKTIAEATGEYLRAVETLEWNGRHAEELSAPIPVGPNRMVVPESLGVVAAFTPWNYPAVLIARKLAPALAAGCPVILKGAEETPSVAVHIVESLRQAGIPDGVVNLVFGVPVHISRHLLSSPIVKVLTFTGSTEVGKQLATLAANNLQRCILELGGHSPVIVCEDADLGKAIPAISEYKFECAGQSCNAPSRVLVARSRYEEFLSQMTDAARKIKIGLPDDPSTDMGPMANTRRIEAMQRLTKDAVERGARIETGGSRLDRPGFYWPPTILTGVPKEARVLHEEPFGPILTIAPFDELDEAIEEANATDYGLAAYFFTDAANAQRKLINSLSAGAVSVNYLKGVSADAPYGGVKQSGYGYEGGEQGVRSFQILKMVNGLSSFG
- a CDS encoding LysR family transcriptional regulator, which produces MEIRQLRYFVGVVEAGSFTKAAGFLNVAQSALSLHVRQLEEGFGTQLLIRDRTGVSVTASGAKLLERARAILNEIRLTEVELTNTASSPAGEVTIGIPSGAARVLSGLLLESVRNELPKVSLKMVEGMTGPLEEWMAAGRFNLAVLYRTADSVGRMTVLARENLCLVVPSGEPPFEDAISLADLHAFPLAVPMRNNNVRRSVADVVAQHGCALDVKFEVDSLSTIINMVIEGKAHSILAPSAVQKEAAQGLVRTVKIVDPVITRSVVLAVNPKDERSAAVSAVRKIIPKVARELIESRGWAASIPDAT
- a CDS encoding HpcH/HpaI aldolase/citrate lyase family protein, encoding MKRTVPAIERPMSIPRWRSLLFVPSHVPRFVETAHERGADGVILDLEDSVPQDQKEESRKRLSASVAKVGRKGASVLIRVNRGLRPLAADLDAAVMAGVDALVLPKTDSSEWVSEIANAVLELERERNLVPGQIRFLAQIETPAALQNLAAIASADPRMIAMALGPEDFSASVGGAPELDLLLTPNLSVLFAARAAGLLPLGFVGSIGEFSDTHKIREAAAHARRLGFVGALAIHPTQVAIFNEAFSPSEQELEWARRVVAAQNDTSAQGRGAFALDGKMVDAPVIRRAREIIAMGPKA